A single window of Caldicellulosiruptor bescii DSM 6725 DNA harbors:
- the cysD gene encoding sulfate adenylyltransferase subunit CysD — protein MDHLDRLEAESIYILREAYSKFSKIAMLWSIGKDSTVLLWLTKKAFFGHCPFPLIHIDTTYKIPEMIKYRDKLAKEYNLDLIVHINEEALKQGMGPEKGRLVCCKALKTDALQQVINKYKFEALILGIRRDEEGSRSKERFFSLRNEDSEWDYTNQPPEFWNQFNTDFPKESHVRVHPLLSWTEIDIWMYIKRENIPVIDLYFAKNGKRYRSLGCAPCTFPVESNATTIDEIIEELKNTKVNERAGRAQDQEDAYAMQKLRKEGYM, from the coding sequence ATGGATCACTTAGATAGATTGGAAGCAGAAAGCATATACATTTTGAGAGAGGCTTATAGCAAATTTAGCAAGATAGCAATGCTCTGGTCAATAGGAAAAGATTCGACAGTGCTTTTGTGGCTCACTAAAAAAGCATTTTTTGGACATTGCCCGTTTCCACTGATTCATATAGATACCACATATAAAATTCCGGAAATGATAAAGTACAGGGATAAATTAGCAAAAGAGTACAACCTTGATTTAATTGTTCACATAAATGAAGAAGCACTAAAACAAGGGATGGGTCCTGAAAAGGGAAGGCTTGTTTGCTGCAAAGCACTAAAGACAGATGCACTTCAGCAGGTGATTAATAAATACAAATTTGAAGCTTTAATACTTGGCATAAGAAGAGACGAAGAAGGTTCAAGGTCAAAAGAGAGGTTCTTTAGCTTAAGAAACGAAGATTCAGAATGGGACTATACAAATCAACCACCTGAGTTTTGGAACCAGTTTAATACAGATTTTCCTAAAGAAAGCCATGTGAGAGTTCATCCTTTGCTTAGCTGGACAGAAATTGATATTTGGATGTACATCAAACGTGAAAACATCCCAGTTATTGACCTGTACTTTGCTAAAAATGGAAAAAGATACAGAAGCCTTGGTTGTGCACCGTGCACATTCCCTGTTGAGTCAAATGCAACAACAATTGATGAGATAATTGAAGAGCTAAAAAACACCAAGGTAAACGAAAGAGCAGGACGAGCTCAAGACCAAGAAGATGCGTATGCAATGCAAAAACTGAGAAAAGAAGGATACATGTAA
- a CDS encoding sulfate adenylyltransferase subunit 1 produces the protein MTARELLKIVVVGHVDHGKSTIIGRLLYDTKSVPETAIERVKRISKEKGRPFEYAYLLDALEEEQKQGITIDTTQIKFSTPKRDYLIIDAPGHKEFLKNMVSGAANAEAGLLVIDATEGVQEQSKRHAYILSLLGIQKVYVIVNKMDMIGFSEEKFKEIKYEISTFLDKLNVYPQKYIPVSGFLGENITRKSDKMPWYKGETLLQALDLFEKDKELEDRLLRFPIQDVYKFDHRRIIAGRLESGRLKVGDEIKILPEGKVSKVKSIEFWPENNKKDEVVAGMSIGITIEDEFFNKRGEVIVHKNDDTLYVSDTFRANLFWLGKRNLEKNKTYKLKLVTQETECEIVSIDKVIDATTLETVENALDVQTNDVAEVTIKTKEKICFDEFKVNPTTGRFVLVDEYDVSGGGIISGLANLKEEATKFVKDDKEMIVHCFDEYYYSLSEGLIRKHPKYKRTFKVGDAVPIDGETYSYPESFDVIDINGKLVAKIRKGQLSDLVNIDQYIYSKLPIITADGFYLKVNSIDEFEDFKNELVQLQKNDNFLLAMFANKWYDISANRNFKFTV, from the coding sequence ATGACAGCAAGAGAACTGCTCAAGATAGTAGTAGTAGGTCATGTTGACCATGGTAAATCAACAATAATTGGAAGACTTTTGTATGATACTAAATCTGTCCCAGAGACTGCAATAGAAAGAGTAAAGAGAATAAGTAAAGAAAAGGGCAGACCCTTTGAATATGCTTATCTTTTAGATGCATTAGAAGAAGAACAAAAACAAGGAATTACAATTGATACAACCCAGATAAAATTTTCAACCCCAAAGAGAGACTATTTAATTATAGATGCTCCCGGACACAAGGAATTTCTCAAAAACATGGTTTCAGGTGCTGCAAATGCAGAAGCAGGACTTCTTGTTATTGACGCTACTGAAGGTGTGCAGGAACAATCTAAAAGACATGCATATATTCTATCGCTTTTGGGTATCCAAAAGGTATATGTTATAGTTAATAAAATGGATATGATAGGTTTTTCAGAGGAAAAGTTCAAAGAAATCAAATATGAAATCTCAACCTTTTTGGACAAGCTCAATGTATATCCCCAAAAGTACATTCCAGTGTCAGGCTTTTTAGGAGAGAACATAACAAGAAAGTCTGATAAAATGCCATGGTATAAGGGTGAGACTCTACTTCAGGCTTTGGACCTTTTTGAGAAAGACAAAGAATTGGAAGATAGACTCTTAAGATTTCCTATACAGGATGTGTATAAATTTGACCACAGGAGGATAATTGCTGGCAGACTTGAATCTGGAAGGCTAAAAGTGGGAGATGAAATAAAAATCCTGCCAGAAGGAAAGGTTAGCAAAGTCAAATCGATTGAATTTTGGCCAGAAAATAATAAAAAGGATGAAGTAGTGGCAGGAATGTCTATTGGAATTACTATTGAAGATGAGTTCTTTAACAAAAGAGGAGAAGTTATTGTTCACAAAAACGATGATACTTTATATGTTTCAGATACATTCAGGGCAAATTTGTTTTGGCTTGGAAAAAGAAATCTTGAGAAGAATAAAACATATAAACTAAAGCTTGTTACACAAGAGACAGAATGTGAAATTGTTTCTATAGACAAAGTTATAGATGCGACAACTCTTGAGACAGTAGAAAATGCTCTTGATGTTCAAACAAACGATGTTGCAGAAGTGACTATAAAAACTAAGGAAAAGATTTGCTTTGATGAATTTAAAGTAAATCCTACAACAGGTAGGTTTGTTTTAGTAGACGAGTATGATGTCTCTGGCGGTGGCATCATATCAGGCTTAGCTAACCTAAAAGAAGAGGCAACTAAATTTGTAAAAGATGACAAAGAGATGATAGTTCATTGCTTTGATGAATATTATTATTCATTGTCTGAAGGTCTTATTAGAAAACATCCTAAGTACAAAAGAACATTTAAAGTAGGAGATGCTGTTCCTATTGATGGTGAAACTTATTCTTACCCTGAAAGTTTTGATGTCATTGATATAAATGGTAAACTTGTTGCAAAAATTAGAAAAGGCCAATTAAGCGACTTAGTAAATATTGATCAGTATATTTACAGTAAACTTCCAATTATAACAGCAGATGGATTTTACTTGAAAGTGAACTCAATTGATGAATTTGAGGATTTTAAGAATGAATTAGTTCAATTACAAAAGAACGATAACTTTCTTTTAGCCATGTTTGCTAACAAGTGGTATGATATATCTGCAAATAGAAATTTCAAATTTACAGTCTGA
- the hemA gene encoding glutamyl-tRNA reductase: MLWVIGINHKVEVDIRQKFSLIKTKLQEKLISLKKLANEVIILSTCNRTEIYFFSEEYVDIEKIFTELDWDKRYMHLFYIYKDKDCIKHLFEVVCGFDSLLIGEDQIVAQVKEAKEISKLVGGKNPVLERLFEVALKCSKEFRTKARLNEHPITIASVVGKVLKESNIRKIAIIGLGNIGILFCNYFKNSDVDKVFLIGRKNEKIDQFVKLNPEKFRYYDKKKTILEAQCLICSTSAPHSVVHKDDIPEGKNLLIFDLAVPRDVDVEVYELPNVKVIDIDQVHKIDTINREFRISKMQENYHIIDKYVDEFIDWLEFRQYRNLIMEMKRHAEQLCKAQVKYIKNVDSRERKEVERLLIRMANLYIDRAIEVLREAHKEGSGEICSNLIKRIFLK, from the coding sequence GTGCTATGGGTCATTGGAATCAATCACAAAGTAGAAGTTGATATCAGACAAAAATTCTCTTTGATAAAGACCAAGCTGCAAGAAAAGCTAATTAGCTTAAAAAAATTAGCAAATGAAGTCATAATTCTCAGTACCTGCAACAGAACAGAAATCTACTTCTTTTCAGAAGAGTATGTGGACATAGAAAAAATATTCACTGAACTTGACTGGGATAAGAGATATATGCATTTATTTTATATTTACAAAGACAAAGATTGTATAAAACACCTATTTGAGGTTGTATGTGGTTTTGATTCTCTTTTAATTGGTGAAGATCAAATCGTTGCTCAGGTAAAAGAAGCAAAAGAGATTTCAAAGCTGGTGGGCGGTAAAAATCCAGTCCTTGAAAGGCTTTTTGAGGTTGCTTTAAAATGTTCAAAGGAATTTCGAACAAAAGCAAGGTTAAACGAGCATCCCATCACCATCGCATCAGTTGTTGGAAAGGTTTTGAAAGAATCAAATATCAGAAAAATTGCTATCATTGGACTGGGAAATATTGGAATTTTATTTTGCAACTACTTTAAAAATTCAGATGTCGACAAAGTGTTTTTGATAGGACGAAAAAATGAAAAAATTGACCAATTCGTTAAGCTAAATCCTGAAAAGTTTAGGTATTATGATAAAAAGAAGACAATCTTAGAAGCCCAATGTCTAATATGTTCAACATCTGCTCCACATTCAGTTGTCCACAAAGATGATATACCAGAGGGAAAAAATCTGCTCATATTTGACCTTGCTGTGCCAAGAGATGTGGATGTTGAGGTGTATGAACTTCCGAACGTTAAAGTGATTGATATAGACCAAGTCCATAAGATAGATACTATTAACAGGGAATTTAGGATTTCCAAGATGCAAGAGAACTACCATATAATTGATAAATATGTTGATGAATTTATTGATTGGCTTGAGTTTAGGCAGTACAGAAACTTGATTATGGAGATGAAAAGACACGCAGAGCAGCTGTGCAAAGCACAGGTGAAGTATATTAAGAATGTTGATAGCAGAGAAAGAAAAGAGGTTGAAAGGCTTTTGATAAGGATGGCAAATTTATATATTGACAGGGCAATTGAGGTTTTAAGAGAGGCACACAAAGAGGGAAGTGGTGAAATTTGCTCAAACCTGATAAAGAGGATATTCTTGAAATAG
- a CDS encoding NAD(P)-dependent oxidoreductase, whose protein sequence is MLKPDKEDILEIDSGFENLMHIGLVANNIKVGVIGAGKASLIKTKTFLKAGCEVEVLSPRFDIGFRELKSGYLKLKRGKFRKSFLKDKHIVVIGVSNRKLEKRIIWHCKRLNKLYLVCSDYKLGNLRLGAQKRTDEFVFSLSINRGNPKLSKYLTQKVLNFLQSFTMFCKWATDLREKLKHHPQKDQILEFVCSDDFYQKIKQEDSIFYKMEMNC, encoded by the coding sequence TTGCTCAAACCTGATAAAGAGGATATTCTTGAAATAGATTCAGGCTTTGAAAATCTCATGCATATTGGACTTGTAGCAAATAACATTAAGGTGGGGGTTATAGGTGCAGGAAAAGCTTCTTTGATAAAAACCAAAACATTTCTAAAAGCTGGCTGCGAGGTTGAAGTTTTGTCGCCAAGGTTTGATATAGGCTTCAGAGAGTTGAAAAGTGGATATCTAAAACTCAAAAGAGGGAAATTTCGCAAAAGTTTTTTAAAGGATAAGCACATAGTTGTAATTGGGGTGTCAAACAGAAAGCTTGAAAAAAGAATTATCTGGCACTGCAAAAGACTGAATAAATTATATCTGGTGTGTTCAGATTATAAGCTTGGAAACTTAAGGCTTGGTGCCCAAAAAAGAACTGATGAATTTGTTTTTAGCTTGTCAATAAATAGGGGAAATCCGAAACTTTCAAAATATCTTACACAGAAAGTTCTCAATTTTCTTCAAAGTTTTACTATGTTCTGCAAATGGGCAACTGATTTGAGAGAAAAATTAAAGCATCATCCACAAAAAGACCAGATATTAGAATTTGTCTGTTCAGATGACTTTTATCAAAAAATTAAGCAAGAAGACTCCATCTTCTACAAGATGGAGATGAATTGCTAG
- a CDS encoding RNA-guided endonuclease InsQ/TnpB family protein produces MYKTQKNHIRCDKQTYRLLRQLCHFSKNLYNYALYHIRQHYFKTQEYLRYESVYHLVKGNENYRLLPSQVAQQTLISVDEAFKSFLSLLKAKKEGKVKEKVSMPKYLPKDGMYQIVFPKDQFKTEGKKVRLSFGRGFAKEFGVKYLYFDLPATVLGKKIREVRIVPRLGGRWFEIEYVYEDKQQPRIFDLSRYLGVDLGLDNFAAVVDTIGTAFLIEGRFLKSVNRWYNKERARLQSIYSKQGIKCGRRLAQISLERQHVIDNFLNQAVSLIIKHCLNNQIGAVVVGRMKGIKQGIELGVVNNQNFVGIPYDKFKRKLKSKCMYYGIRYMEVDEGYTSQRCSRCGHVSKSSRRYRGLYVCRKCGYVINADINGAINIVAKVAGESVVKQITSSGCVNHPVRIRVA; encoded by the coding sequence ATGTACAAAACACAGAAAAATCATATAAGATGTGATAAACAAACATACAGACTGCTACGTCAGCTTTGCCACTTCTCAAAAAACTTGTATAACTATGCTCTGTACCATATAAGGCAACACTACTTTAAAACTCAGGAATATTTGAGATATGAGAGTGTATATCATCTTGTGAAAGGCAACGAAAACTACAGACTTTTGCCATCACAGGTTGCCCAGCAAACACTTATCTCAGTGGATGAAGCTTTTAAATCTTTTCTAAGTCTTTTGAAAGCAAAAAAAGAAGGGAAGGTAAAAGAAAAAGTTTCAATGCCCAAATACCTGCCGAAGGATGGGATGTATCAGATAGTTTTTCCGAAAGATCAGTTCAAGACAGAAGGAAAAAAAGTACGATTGAGTTTTGGCAGGGGTTTTGCAAAAGAGTTTGGGGTAAAGTACCTGTATTTTGACCTGCCAGCTACGGTTTTAGGTAAGAAAATTAGGGAAGTCAGGATAGTGCCAAGGCTGGGTGGTAGATGGTTTGAGATTGAGTATGTGTATGAAGATAAGCAGCAGCCAAGAATTTTTGATTTGAGCAGGTATTTAGGGGTAGACTTAGGGCTTGACAATTTTGCAGCGGTGGTTGATACCATCGGGACTGCCTTTTTGATAGAAGGCAGGTTTTTAAAATCAGTCAACCGATGGTACAACAAAGAAAGGGCAAGACTTCAGTCAATCTACAGCAAGCAGGGGATAAAATGTGGCAGAAGACTTGCTCAGATTTCTCTTGAAAGGCAGCATGTAATTGACAACTTTTTGAATCAAGCCGTAAGTTTGATAATCAAGCACTGTTTGAACAATCAGATAGGTGCAGTAGTTGTTGGCAGGATGAAAGGTATAAAGCAGGGGATAGAGCTTGGTGTTGTAAACAATCAAAATTTTGTGGGGATACCATATGACAAGTTCAAGAGGAAGCTAAAATCAAAGTGCATGTATTATGGTATAAGGTATATGGAAGTGGATGAGGGTTATACATCACAAAGATGTAGCAGATGTGGGCATGTTAGCAAAAGTAGCAGGAGATACAGGGGATTGTATGTATGCAGAAAGTGTGGGTATGTAATAAATGCGGATATAAATGGAGCGATAAACATAGTTGCAAAGGTAGCTGGTGAGTCTGTGGTGAAGCAGATAACCAGTAGTGGGTGTGTGAACCACCCTGTGAGAATAAGGGTAGCTTGA
- the hemC gene encoding hydroxymethylbilane synthase: MKKLRIGARDSKLSRIQVDIVARKIKQTLGIECEFVPIKTKGDIDKTKSLKDFQSPGVFVKEIELALLSREIDLAVHSLKDLPCEMDSNFDIVAVVEREDPRDVLVSKDGVGFYQLKPNAKIGTSSLRREVHLKNLREDIQVVNIRGNIETRLSKIESEGLDGVVLAYAALKRLNLDSHVSYVFDINEITPCPGQGAICIECLEDSPYKSILSKINDVNAYIQTQFERLVLKLLGGGCHSSIGVFCKTDQDKIYAFASLLRGDKLVKASIEGDKADFLSLANKLSNMLKS, from the coding sequence GTGAAAAAACTTAGGATTGGTGCAAGGGACAGCAAACTTAGCAGAATTCAAGTTGATATTGTAGCAAGAAAAATCAAGCAAACCTTAGGTATTGAATGTGAATTTGTTCCTATAAAGACAAAAGGAGATATTGATAAAACAAAAAGCTTAAAAGATTTTCAAAGCCCCGGTGTATTTGTAAAGGAGATTGAACTTGCACTTTTATCAAGGGAAATAGACTTAGCTGTCCACAGCCTAAAGGACCTGCCTTGTGAAATGGATAGTAATTTTGATATTGTTGCAGTTGTCGAAAGAGAGGACCCCAGAGATGTGCTTGTGTCAAAAGATGGTGTGGGATTCTACCAGCTAAAACCAAACGCAAAAATTGGAACAAGTAGTTTAAGAAGAGAGGTACATTTAAAAAATTTAAGAGAAGATATACAGGTTGTTAATATAAGAGGAAATATAGAAACGCGACTTTCAAAGATTGAGTCAGAAGGGCTTGATGGAGTTGTGCTTGCTTATGCTGCATTAAAACGACTAAATTTAGATTCTCATGTGAGTTATGTTTTCGATATAAATGAAATTACACCTTGCCCTGGTCAGGGGGCAATATGCATTGAATGCCTTGAAGATAGTCCCTATAAAAGCATCTTAAGCAAAATAAACGATGTTAATGCATATATCCAAACCCAATTTGAAAGGCTTGTTTTAAAGCTTTTGGGAGGAGGATGTCATTCGTCGATTGGCGTTTTTTGTAAAACAGACCAGGACAAAATTTATGCATTTGCTTCCCTTTTAAGAGGTGATAAATTAGTAAAAGCAAGTATTGAGGGTGACAAAGCTGACTTTTTGTCTCTTGCAAATAAGCTAAGTAATATGCTCAAAAGTTAG